The Leptospira paudalimensis region CCGGGTATTCAGATGCCAGCCAAGTTGCAAGTAGTCCGCCCATAGAACTTCCAAATACAATCACTTTGTCTCCTTGTGATTGCATCATATACAATGCTTCACGTGACGCATCCAAGTAGTTGTTAAAATTTTGGTCTCTTTGGTCTTCTTTATTTGTTCCATGACCTGGTAGCCTGAGTAAGTATGTATTGGCCTTATACTTTTTCGCCAATTTTTCCATTACATCTTCACCTTCTGCACGAGACGCACCAAATCCATGGATGTATAAAAATGCGAGAGGTGTTTTTTTCCCAAAACTGATATAACGTTCTTCGTTTCCAGGTCTGTGGTTTTTGCGTTTACTTTCGTTTAACTTTTCTTGGAAGTATACTTCAAAGTTCGCATAACTTAAGTTTGCTTTCGACTGGTAATTGGGTCGTCCTGCGCAAGAAACAATTGCAAAGGTGATTGTGATAAGGAGGACAGAAGTGATCTGTCTCAGGTTGTGGAATAAAGAACACGATTTAGCCATACAAATGGAAAATTTTACAGTGTATTTGCTTTCTTGTAAAGAGAGAAAAACCCTTGGCACAGGAAGGGTCGTACGAAAAAAGGTAGTAAATACCCCATTCTTAGAAGGAACATCCCGGAATGTATAGCCAATTCACAGAGCAACAACTTGAAATCAGAGATTTAGTTCGTAACTTCGTCAAAAAAGAAATCCCGCATGAAGTAGCCTTGCACTGGGATGAAAAAAACCAACACCCAACTGAACTCATCAACAAAATGCGTTCCGAACTTGGAATCAACGGTCTTGTGATTCCAGAAGAATACGGTGGATGGGGACTTGGAGCCATTGAGCAGTGTTTGGCCATCGAGGAATTGTCTCGTGGTTGCCTTGGAATCGCTCTAGGATTTGCTTACACTGGTCTTGGAATCCTTCCTATCCTCAAAGGTGCCACTCACGAACAAAAATTGAAATGGCTCCCTGAAATTGCGGACGGTAAGTTCGGAGTTTCTTTCTGTTTATCAGAACCAGGTGCTGGATCTGACGTTCCAGGAATGACCACTCGTGCCGAGAAAAAAGGTGACAAATGGGTCATCAACGGTGCAAAACAATGGATCACTGGTGCATCTGATGCCCAAGCATTTACTGTATTTGCTTATACTGATAAAAACCGTGGAACACGTGGAGTTTCTTGTTTCTATGTGCCACGTAATACAAAAGGTCTTACAGTCGGTAAAAAAGAAGATAAACTCGGAATCCGTGCATCTTCTACACACCAAGTTATTTTTGAAGATTGTGAAGTGAGCGAAGAACAATTAGTAGGAAAAGAAAACCTAGGTTTCGTTTACGCACTCCAAACATTGAATGCTTCTCGTCCATTTGTAGCAGTAATGGGTGTGGGTGTGGCGCAAGCAGCACTTGACCACGCAGCACGTTATGCTCGTGAAAGAGAGCAGTTCGGTGTGAAAATCGGAACTTTCCAAGCAGTACAACACATGTTAGCTGATATGTCTATCAAAGTTGAAACTGCAAGAGAAATCACTTACAAAGCAGCTCGTCTTTCTGACGCAAATGACCCTAACCTTCCAAAATACTCTGCAATTGCAAAAGCATACGCATCTGAGTGTGCTGTTCAGTGTGCAACTGATGCAGTTCAAATTTTTGGTGGATACGGATATACAAAAGAGTATCCTGTTGAGAAGCTAATGAGAGATTCAAAAATCCTCACAATTTTCGAAGGAACAACTCAAATCCAAAAGAACGAAATTGCAGCTTATGTAATCAAAGAAGCAGCTTCGAAAAAAGACTAAGAGTTTCGAACCGAAATTCTGTTGAAAGGGAGCCTCCAGAGATGGGGGCTTTTTTTTTGGGGTGGTACAGTTTGGATGTAGGTATCCCCGCCCTGATTGGGTGGGGTGCGTCCACCCGCCACCCAATGACTCCCTCTTACACCTCCTGCCGAATTCCTCCAGCGAAAAATTGAATTTGCAAATTTCTATTTTTAAAAGTTCATCTTTTGGTAATGAAGGAACCAAATATGAACTTCCGATGGATAGTCACACATGATTCAAAATCCCAATCTTGTATGGACCAACTTTGGTTAGAAATCCAAAATCGATATGGCTTCCAAGCACCAAACCCAATGGTATTCTCTGATTTTTTACCACCCAGAGGTAGATTCCTTTTAGCGGAAGAGTTGGGAACAAATGCGGTAATGGGATCTGTCGCCTATACCAAGTTTAGTGATAAACAATGTGAATTGGATTCAGTTTTTGTATTTCCCAGTTTTCGTAAATTAAAAGTCGCATCATCTTTGTTAGTAGAGTTGGAAAAACAATCTGCAAAAGATGGTTATACTTCCATGATTTTACGTGCAGGTTCTCCACAACCTGAAGCAATTGCGTTATATAAAAACTATGGTTTTTATGAAATCCCTGCCTTTGGAAAATGGACCACTGATCCAACGGCCATTTGTTTTGAAAAAAAAATTTCCCAAACAATTCTTTAAGATTTTGGCTGCCCGGGCGGGCTCTTACGGGGTGCGCTCACGCTCCCGTCCTTAGTTCGTTACCACTCACCAAGGACTAAACCCTCCAGATCCCTGGCAGGATCTAACTATTCTTATGAACTTTTTTTCCTAAATTCTATTTCTGATTCGGTAATCTGTAAAAAAGTGGCTGACTTAAGACTTCTTATATTAGAAAATCTAAGTCCCATTTGGACCGGTAATCAAAGTGACAAGTATCCCAAAAAAACCATTCCCTGGAAAATCGCGAAAAGAAGATCATTACCTTCGTATCCTTCGCCAAATGGAAACATTAGGGAAACTGGGTCATTGGGAATTTGATTTTATCACTCAAACCATACATTGGTCTGAAGGTGTTTTTGTTATT contains the following coding sequences:
- a CDS encoding alpha/beta hydrolase, encoding MPRVFLSLQESKYTVKFSICMAKSCSLFHNLRQITSVLLITITFAIVSCAGRPNYQSKANLSYANFEVYFQEKLNESKRKNHRPGNEERYISFGKKTPLAFLYIHGFGASRAEGEDVMEKLAKKYKANTYLLRLPGHGTNKEDQRDQNFNNYLDASREALYMMQSQGDKVIVFGSSMGGLLATWLASEYPEEVDGLVLANPFYAPVDGSLNILNYPGGLSFIHLLKGKVRASSHNNPKVLPERNNYWYPEQYFAALVGVNDLKNYAAVPDVFRKVTSPALLLYYYKNEKEQDPTASVPKMLEGYANFGLEKTPNPLNKKVAVENGMHVLMSKWVITDKVFIEAQIDVWLKELLKTK
- a CDS encoding acyl-CoA dehydrogenase family protein; translation: MYSQFTEQQLEIRDLVRNFVKKEIPHEVALHWDEKNQHPTELINKMRSELGINGLVIPEEYGGWGLGAIEQCLAIEELSRGCLGIALGFAYTGLGILPILKGATHEQKLKWLPEIADGKFGVSFCLSEPGAGSDVPGMTTRAEKKGDKWVINGAKQWITGASDAQAFTVFAYTDKNRGTRGVSCFYVPRNTKGLTVGKKEDKLGIRASSTHQVIFEDCEVSEEQLVGKENLGFVYALQTLNASRPFVAVMGVGVAQAALDHAARYAREREQFGVKIGTFQAVQHMLADMSIKVETAREITYKAARLSDANDPNLPKYSAIAKAYASECAVQCATDAVQIFGGYGYTKEYPVEKLMRDSKILTIFEGTTQIQKNEIAAYVIKEAASKKD
- a CDS encoding GNAT family N-acetyltransferase — translated: MNFRWIVTHDSKSQSCMDQLWLEIQNRYGFQAPNPMVFSDFLPPRGRFLLAEELGTNAVMGSVAYTKFSDKQCELDSVFVFPSFRKLKVASSLLVELEKQSAKDGYTSMILRAGSPQPEAIALYKNYGFYEIPAFGKWTTDPTAICFEKKISQTIL